The following are from one region of the Populus trichocarpa isolate Nisqually-1 chromosome 8, P.trichocarpa_v4.1, whole genome shotgun sequence genome:
- the LOC7490845 gene encoding two-pore potassium channel 1, which translates to MASNGAKQPLLSGLVDPASQIINECHRNRRRIRHVKSPPLAESVPSDTSGNGPIPCCGSFWGGLHQSLKKVALLLAVYLGLGTICFYAVRDDIKGKKTNPILDSVYFCIVTMTTVGYGDLVPNSALVKLLACVFVFVGMALVGLILSKAADYLVDKQEILLIKALHKHEKPGPAASLKEIETSKVKYKCYLALAILSVLMLVGTVFLYMVEDLNIIDAFYCVCCTITTLGYGDKSFSTGGGRLFALFWMLTGTIGLGLLFLYIAELFTESRQRTLVHWVLTRKTTNLDLEAADIDDDGVVGAAEFILYKLKEMGKISQEDIALVMEEFEDLDVDQSGTLSDSDITPAQSTQMKK; encoded by the exons ATGGCTTCCAATGGTGCAAAACAGCCCTTGCTGTCAGGATTGGTGGATCCCGCCtctcaaataatcaatgaatgTCATCGCAACAGAAGAAGGATTCGCCATGTTAAAAGTCCTCCCCTAGCAGAATCTGTTCCTTCAGATACTAGTGGCAATGGGCCAATTCCATGTTGTGGTTCCTTTTGGGGGGGACTACACCAGAGCCTGAAGAAAGTAGCCTTGTTATTGGCTGTCTACTTAGGTCTTGGCACAATATGCTTTTATGCTGTCAGGGATGATATCAAAGGGAAGAAAACCAATCCGATTCTTGATTCTGTATATTTTTGTATCGTGACGATGACTACAGTAGGATATGGGGACCTGGTGCCCAATAGTGCCCTTGTGAAGTTACTTGCCTGTGTTTTTGTCTTCGTAGGGATGGCTCTTGTTGGATTGATACTGAGCAAAGCAGCAGACTATTTGGTAGACAAGCAGGAAATATTACTGATTAAAGCTCTACACAAGCATGAAAAACCTGGTCCAGCTGCGTCTCTAAAGGAAATTGAAACCAGCAAAGTGAAATACAAATGTTATTTGGCCCTGGCTATCCTTTCAGTGCTCATGCTGGTCGGAACTGTTTTCCTGTATATGGTTGAGGATTTGAACATCATTGATGCTTTCTACTGTGTCTGCTGTACCATTACAACTCTCGGTTATGGAGACAAGAGCTTCTCAACTGGAGGTGGTCGTTTGTTTGCTTTATTTTGGATGCTGACGGGTACTATTGGTTTAGGTCTGTTATTTCTATACATTGCAGAGCTATTCACTGAAAGCAGACAGAGGACACTGGTGCACTGGGTTCTTACTAGAAAGACGACCAATTTAGATCTGGAGGCAGCAGACATCGATGATGATGGTGTTGTTGG GGCCGCGGAGTTCATCCTATATAAGCTTAAAGAGATGGGGAAGATTAGCCAAGAAGATATTGCACTTGTAATGGAGGAGTTTGAGGATCTTGATGTTGATCAATCTGGAACCTTGTCAGATTCTGATATCACGCCTGCACAGTCAACTCAGATGAAGAAATGA